In Candidatus Polarisedimenticolaceae bacterium, one genomic interval encodes:
- a CDS encoding sigma factor-like helix-turn-helix DNA-binding protein → RGRPATPEQSLLDREKCLRLAAVVGELSERQREVFLLRVGLGATVEETAATLRCSEAAVRTALHEATREIRERMARGLGRGELHERR, encoded by the coding sequence AACGCGGCCGCCCGGCCACACCGGAGCAGTCCCTGCTCGACAGGGAGAAGTGCCTTCGCCTCGCCGCGGTCGTCGGCGAGCTCTCCGAGCGGCAGCGAGAGGTGTTTCTGCTCCGCGTCGGACTCGGCGCGACGGTCGAGGAAACGGCCGCGACGTTGCGGTGCAGCGAGGCGGCGGTGCGGACGGCGCTGCACGAGGCGACGCGTGAGATTCGCGAGCGAATGGCCCGGGGGCTCGGAAGGGGTGAGCTGCATGAACGCCGATGA